One genomic window of Haloferax mediterranei ATCC 33500 includes the following:
- the tbsP gene encoding transcriptional regulator TbsP, translating to MAIGSNLLAEGVEDIIESVLSSTEDEVLVANPTAEVIEGIVSVSTDIGETLPEIRLVADEGVLKDVLDDFIIASNAANLVADGVLSMHTANDEVKNTLFVTPNSVVALVGAGGKVAGLVTDDAEFVETAFEAHQAHWEDAPEFKLRTPPLAKVRETLAEDIGEETLADFDAVLGSLSSARGDGDGLDEVTISLLVAARNEVLLYDISKWGEDVGIASKATFSRTKTKLEELDLIDTEKVPIDVGRPRLRLKLGADELVDADADELAAVAQELLEG from the coding sequence ATGGCTATTGGTTCTAATCTACTCGCTGAGGGGGTAGAAGACATCATTGAGTCCGTCCTTTCCTCGACGGAGGACGAGGTCTTGGTTGCGAACCCGACCGCAGAGGTCATCGAAGGTATCGTATCCGTCTCAACAGACATCGGTGAGACACTTCCCGAGATTCGCCTCGTCGCCGACGAAGGCGTGTTGAAGGACGTGCTGGATGACTTCATCATCGCATCCAACGCCGCGAACCTCGTCGCCGACGGCGTGCTCTCCATGCATACCGCCAACGACGAAGTCAAAAACACGCTCTTCGTCACGCCTAACTCTGTCGTCGCGCTCGTCGGCGCTGGCGGGAAGGTCGCCGGGCTTGTCACCGACGACGCGGAGTTCGTCGAGACGGCGTTCGAAGCACACCAAGCACACTGGGAAGACGCACCGGAGTTCAAACTCCGGACGCCGCCGCTGGCGAAGGTTCGCGAAACGCTCGCCGAGGATATTGGCGAGGAGACGCTTGCCGACTTTGACGCGGTACTCGGTTCGCTCTCATCTGCCCGTGGCGACGGCGACGGCCTCGACGAAGTGACCATCTCGCTTCTCGTTGCCGCCCGCAACGAAGTACTTCTCTACGACATCTCGAAATGGGGCGAAGACGTTGGCATCGCGAGTAAGGCGACGTTCTCCCGGACGAAGACGAAACTCGAAGAACTCGACCTTATCGACACGGAGAAGGTCCCAATCGACGTTGGTCGTCCCCGTCTCCGTCTGAAGCTCGGTGCCGACGAACTCGTCGACGCCGATGCCGACGAACTCGCCGCTGTGGCCCAAGAACTGCTCGAAGGCTAA